The following coding sequences are from one Triticum aestivum cultivar Chinese Spring chromosome 5A, IWGSC CS RefSeq v2.1, whole genome shotgun sequence window:
- the LOC123108183 gene encoding putative serpin-Z12 has translation MSPFGKFLFCLTLLAAWRLSSTLFTEAPPAPGVDPAFRNASCLALAREAGVRAEGGTGSNFVISPLSIHAALAKVAADARGDMLDELLQFLGSASLNELHRAMATELVGRLNSIAQTSFASGVLVDRMLALKPKFTAIAASRYNAMVESVDFVSGAEQARQRVNAFVVDATNKQILQVLPPGSINSGTAVILANALYFKGAWTQPFDVSNAPFHIPGGTTVRVPSMTTSESQQIEVYPGFRALKLSYKNDVQQQAEFYMPILLPDSETEIVDLYDKAVSTLEFIKTHTLTKKVPVGQFMVPKFKFTSEFEVSSDMRKLGVTRAFRGSDFSGMMTGGEGISITGVYHKATIKVDEVGTVAAAATAVLCFGSAAPGAPRDLVDFVADRPFLFAVVEEGTDAVLFLGHLANPLAH, from the coding sequence ATGTCGCCCTTCGGGAAGTTCTTGTTCTGCTTGACCCTGCTCGCCGCATGGCGCCTCAGCTCGACCCTGTTCACCGAGGCGCCTCCAGCTCCTGGTGTCGACCCCGCGTTCAGGAACGCATCGTGCCTGGCTCTCGCCAGGGAGGCCGGCGTCCGGGCGGAAGGCGGCACGGGGAGCAACTTCGTCATCTCACCGCTGTCCATCCATGCGGCGCTCGCGAAGGTGGCCGCCGACGCGCGGGGTGACATGCTTGACGAGCTCCTACAATTCCTTGGGTCGGCGTCGCTCAACGAGTTGCACCGCGCGATGGCGACCGAGCTCGTCGGCAGGCTCAACAGCATAGCGCAGACGTCCTTCGCCAGCGGCGTGTTGGTGGACCGGATGCTGGCGCTCAAGCCAAAGTTCACGGCCATCGCCGCGTCACGGTACAACGCCATGGTAGAATCCGTGGACTTCGTGTCGGGGGCTGAGCAGGCGAGGCAGCGCGTGAACGCCTTCGTGGTGGACGCGACCAACAAGCAAATCCTCCAAGTTCTGCCTCCGGGCTCCATCAACTCCGGCACGGCGGTCATCCTCGCCAACGCGCTCTACTTCAAAGGGGCGTGGACACAGCCGTTCGACGTCTCTAATGCGCCGTTCCACATCCCAGGCGGCACCACCGTGCGCGTGCCATCCATGACGACAAGCGAGTCACAGCAGATCGAAGTCTACCCGGGCTTTAGGGCCCTCAAGCTGTCGTACAAGAATGATGTGCAGCAGCAAGCTGAATTCTACATGCCTATCCTACTACCGGACAGCGAGACTGAGATCGTCGATCTGTACGACAAGGCTGTGTCGACGCTAGAGTTCATCAAGACGCACACGCTGACAAAGAAGGTTCCAGTCGGGCAGTTCATGGTCCCCAAGTTCAAGTTCACATCCGAGTTCGAAGTGTCATCCGACATGCGGAAGCTTGGTGTCACTAGGGCTTTCCGAGGCAGCGACTTCTCGGGCATGATGACCGGCGGGGAAGGGATTTCCATCACCGGGGTGTACCATAAGGCCACTATCAAGGTGGACGAGGTAGGCACCGTGGCCGCCGCTGCCACGGCCGTCCTCTGCTTTGGTAGTGCGGCTCCTGGGGCACCACGGGATCTGGTCGATTTTGTGGCGGATCGACCTTTCTTATTTGCCGTGGTAGAGGAGGGGACAGATGCAGTTTTGTTTCTTGGTCACCTGGCTAATCCTCTCGCTCACTAG